From Flavobacterium sp. 102, a single genomic window includes:
- a CDS encoding MarR family winged helix-turn-helix transcriptional regulator, with translation MRIEEVIKSTVALDDAKKVILNIMYTQNVISDKFNEILKPYDLSGEQYNVLRILRGQKGNPANMCVIQERMIAKNSNTTRLIDKLLLKDFVTREVCPDNRRKIEVSITQKGLTVLTELDPKVKEHEQLFAANLTQEELEQLNTLLEKYRKIK, from the coding sequence ATGAGAATTGAGGAAGTTATAAAATCGACCGTTGCCTTAGATGATGCCAAAAAAGTCATTCTAAATATCATGTACACTCAAAATGTGATCAGCGATAAATTCAACGAGATTTTAAAACCTTATGATTTATCTGGCGAACAATATAATGTTTTGAGAATTTTACGCGGTCAAAAAGGAAATCCGGCCAACATGTGTGTCATTCAAGAACGCATGATTGCCAAAAACAGCAACACTACCCGATTGATTGATAAATTATTACTAAAAGATTTTGTCACTCGTGAAGTTTGCCCGGATAATCGAAGAAAAATTGAAGTTTCAATTACCCAAAAAGGTTTAACCGTTTTAACCGAATTAGATCCAAAAGTAAAAGAACATGAACAACTATTTGCCGCCAATTTAACCCAAGAAGAATTAGAACAACTGAATACCTTGTTAGAAAAATACAGAAAAATTAAATAA
- the trpC gene encoding indole-3-glycerol phosphate synthase TrpC: protein MNLLEQIITSKKREVALKKSVISTNQLENTALFNAKTNSLSKSIINLPFGIIAEHKRRSPSKATINHNLSVEEVVKGYENAGASGISVLTDSQYFGGSLDDLLLAKASVNTPLLRKEFIIDEYQILEAKANGADAILLIASVLTKAEIKSLSEFAHSIALEVLLEVHNLEELEKSIMPSLDIIGVNNRNLKTFEVSLQTSIDLVTQIPNDFVKISESGLTTTDDIRLLKSYGFQGFLIGENFMKTDDPGAALEQFINQLKA, encoded by the coding sequence ATGAACCTACTAGAACAAATCATAACAAGCAAAAAAAGAGAAGTAGCTTTAAAGAAAAGTGTGATTTCTACCAATCAATTGGAGAATACGGCTTTATTCAATGCTAAAACCAATTCGTTAAGCAAATCAATCATTAACTTACCTTTTGGAATTATCGCCGAACACAAACGCCGTTCACCTTCGAAAGCGACAATCAATCACAATTTGTCTGTGGAAGAAGTGGTAAAAGGCTATGAAAACGCCGGCGCAAGTGGGATTTCGGTTTTGACAGACAGTCAGTACTTTGGTGGATCTTTAGACGATTTACTTTTGGCGAAGGCCTCAGTAAACACACCGCTATTGCGCAAAGAATTCATCATCGATGAGTACCAAATTTTAGAAGCCAAAGCCAATGGTGCCGATGCTATTTTACTGATTGCCTCTGTTTTGACCAAAGCCGAAATCAAATCATTATCAGAGTTTGCTCATTCTATTGCTTTGGAAGTACTATTGGAGGTACACAATCTGGAGGAATTGGAGAAAAGCATTATGCCGAGTCTTGATATCATTGGCGTGAATAATAGAAATCTCAAGACATTCGAAGTGAGTTTGCAGACCAGCATTGATTTGGTTACCCAAATCCCAAATGACTTTGTTAAGATTTCTGAAAGTGGTTTGACAACAACTGATGACATACGATTGCTAAAAAGCTACGGATTTCAAGGCTTTCTAATCGGAGAAAACTTTATGAAAACGGATGATCCCGGTGCGGCTTTGGAACAATTCATCAATCAATTGAAAGCGTAA
- a CDS encoding phosphoribosylanthranilate isomerase: protein METKIKICGMKFPENIMEIAAVQPDYLGFIFYDKSPRNFENEIPELKKAIQKVGVFVNATLEYIMEKVHQNNLDLVQLHGEESPELCHLLQQRKLKVIKSFNVDNQFNFNSLSIYYNYCNYFLFDTKGKLYGGNGTAFDWRILERYYLNKPYFLSGGIGQESLSDLKTFFQKDYAKKCLAIDLNSRFEIEPGLKESIALKTFIQNLKQQP from the coding sequence ATGGAAACAAAAATCAAAATATGCGGCATGAAGTTTCCTGAAAACATTATGGAAATAGCAGCAGTACAACCTGACTATTTAGGCTTTATTTTCTACGATAAATCGCCGAGAAACTTTGAAAATGAAATCCCTGAATTGAAAAAGGCGATCCAAAAAGTAGGCGTTTTCGTCAATGCTACTTTGGAATATATTATGGAAAAAGTTCACCAGAACAATTTGGATTTAGTACAATTACACGGTGAAGAAAGTCCGGAACTTTGCCATCTATTACAACAAAGAAAGCTTAAAGTGATAAAATCGTTTAATGTAGACAACCAATTTAATTTTAATAGTTTAAGCATTTATTACAATTACTGCAACTACTTTTTATTCGACACCAAAGGCAAGTTATACGGAGGCAACGGAACCGCATTCGATTGGCGTATTTTGGAAAGGTATTATTTAAACAAGCCTTACTTTCTCAGTGGCGGCATTGGTCAAGAAAGCCTAAGCGATTTAAAAACATTCTTCCAAAAAGACTATGCTAAGAAATGCCTAGCCATCGACCTCAACAGTCGATTCGAGATTGAACCCGGATTAAAAGAATCGATAGCTCTAAAAACATTCATTCAAAATTTAAAACAACAACCATGA
- the trpB gene encoding tryptophan synthase subunit beta codes for MKSRYSVNEKGFYGEFGGAFIPEMLYPNVEKLRRQYLKISSEPSFQDEFKALLKDYVGRPTPLYYAERLSGQFGAKIYLKREDLCHTGAHKINNTIGQIILAKRLGKTRIIAETGAGQHGVATATVCALMDLRCIVYMGEVDIERQAPNVARMKMLGAEVRPASSGSKTLKDATNEAIRDWISNPEDTFYIIGSVVGPHPYPDMVARFQSVISEEIKSQLLEKENRKNPDYIIACIGGGSNAAGAFYHFLDEKSVKLIAVEAAGKGVDSGESAATSVLGKIGIIHGSKTLLMQTNDGQITEPYSISAGLDYPGVGPMHANLHQTQRAEFIAITDDEAMQAGIELAQTEGIIPAIESAHAFAVLKHKKFLPNDVVVINLSGRGDKDLNTYINYFKL; via the coding sequence ATGAAATCAAGATACAGTGTCAACGAAAAAGGCTTCTACGGCGAATTTGGCGGTGCTTTTATCCCCGAAATGCTCTACCCAAATGTGGAAAAATTGCGCCGGCAGTATTTAAAAATCTCATCCGAACCTTCTTTTCAAGACGAATTTAAAGCACTTCTAAAGGATTATGTCGGTCGCCCTACTCCGTTATACTATGCTGAGCGACTTTCGGGACAATTCGGCGCTAAAATCTACCTTAAACGCGAAGACTTGTGTCACACCGGCGCACACAAAATCAACAACACGATAGGACAAATCATTTTAGCCAAGCGATTGGGCAAAACCCGAATTATAGCCGAAACCGGCGCGGGCCAACACGGCGTTGCCACGGCAACGGTTTGTGCGTTAATGGACTTGCGATGTATTGTGTATATGGGAGAAGTCGATATCGAACGCCAAGCACCGAATGTGGCGCGCATGAAAATGCTCGGCGCCGAAGTTCGTCCGGCGAGTTCCGGGTCTAAAACCCTGAAAGACGCTACCAATGAAGCCATTCGCGATTGGATTAGCAATCCCGAAGATACGTTTTATATTATCGGTTCTGTAGTTGGCCCACATCCTTATCCCGACATGGTCGCGCGGTTCCAAAGCGTGATTTCAGAAGAGATTAAAAGTCAGTTACTCGAAAAAGAAAACCGTAAAAACCCTGATTACATCATCGCCTGTATTGGAGGCGGAAGCAATGCTGCCGGGGCTTTCTATCACTTTTTAGATGAAAAAAGCGTAAAGTTGATTGCCGTGGAAGCTGCCGGAAAAGGTGTTGATTCCGGCGAAAGTGCCGCTACTTCAGTCTTGGGCAAAATAGGCATTATTCACGGAAGCAAGACTTTGTTGATGCAAACGAATGATGGCCAAATCACCGAACCCTACTCTATTTCAGCGGGATTGGATTATCCCGGCGTTGGCCCGATGCACGCTAATTTGCACCAAACCCAAAGAGCAGAATTTATTGCCATTACTGACGATGAAGCGATGCAAGCCGGAATCGAATTAGCCCAAACCGAAGGCATCATTCCGGCGATAGAAAGCGCTCATGCTTTTGCCGTTTTGAAGCATAAAAAATTCCTACCAAATGATGTGGTGGTTATCAATTTATCCGGTCGTGGCGACAAAGACTTGAATACTTATATTAACTATTTTAAATTGTAG
- a CDS encoding rhodanese-like domain-containing protein: MNLSQQDWKAQLDRDQNAVILDVRTPDECSEGFIPKAINIDIYKGQGFIYAVDELDKSKNYYVYCKAGARSAQACQIMNQMGFENTFNLDGGFMNWKGDVAFSTEG; encoded by the coding sequence ATGAATTTATCACAACAAGACTGGAAAGCACAATTAGACAGAGATCAGAATGCCGTAATTTTAGACGTAAGAACACCTGATGAATGCAGCGAAGGGTTTATTCCCAAAGCGATTAATATAGATATTTATAAAGGTCAAGGATTTATTTATGCTGTAGATGAATTAGATAAATCTAAAAATTACTATGTGTATTGCAAAGCCGGAGCCAGAAGTGCTCAAGCTTGTCAGATTATGAACCAAATGGGTTTTGAAAACACTTTTAACCTCGATGGCGGTTTTATGAATTGGAAAGGCGATGTGGCTTTTTCTACAGAAGGTTAA
- a CDS encoding SRPBCC domain-containing protein, which produces MQKLQFKKEINASAQKVYETMLGLKNKATYEYWTATFNPTSSYEGSWNKGSKILFVGTDENGKKGGMVSEIVEHKPAHFISIRHYGFLDGDTEVTTGEQVEKWAGGHENYSFHEHNGITTITVEMDSIDDYLEYFNNTYPKALEKLKEISEQ; this is translated from the coding sequence ATGCAAAAATTACAATTTAAAAAAGAAATAAACGCATCAGCTCAAAAAGTATATGAAACGATGCTGGGCTTAAAGAACAAAGCCACTTACGAATATTGGACAGCAACTTTTAACCCTACTTCCAGTTACGAGGGTAGCTGGAACAAAGGAAGCAAAATACTTTTTGTGGGGACAGATGAAAATGGTAAAAAAGGAGGAATGGTTTCTGAAATTGTAGAACACAAGCCTGCCCATTTTATTTCCATTCGGCATTACGGATTTTTGGACGGAGATACCGAAGTAACCACAGGTGAACAAGTAGAAAAATGGGCAGGCGGACACGAAAATTACAGCTTTCACGAACATAATGGCATTACAACAATTACTGTGGAGATGGATAGTATTGATGACTATTTGGAGTACTTCAATAACACTTATCCAAAAGCATTGGAAAAATTAAAAGAAATTTCAGAACAGTAA
- the trpD gene encoding anthranilate phosphoribosyltransferase: MKTILNRLINHETLTAAEAKTVLVNISSGQYNPSQIASFLTVYMMRNITIEELSGFREALLELCIAIDFSAYNTIDLCGTGGDGKDTFNISTLASFVTAGAGIQVAKHGNYGVSSISGSSNVMETLGVKFSNESSFLTKCLEEANIAILHAPLFHPAMKNVGPIRKELGVKTFFNMLGPMVNPSFPKNQLVGVFSLELARMYAYLYQNTAVNYSILHALDGYDEISLTAEAKIITKSTESMVNANDFNLSKLAFEDIKGGTTIEKSAHIFMQIISGNGTEAQQNVVCANAALAIATVENTSLLNAFAKAKESLQSGKALEKLQKLQQISQAS, from the coding sequence ATGAAAACCATCTTAAACCGATTAATCAATCACGAAACCCTAACTGCAGCAGAAGCCAAAACCGTTTTGGTTAACATCTCTTCAGGGCAATACAATCCGAGTCAAATTGCGTCATTCCTAACGGTTTATATGATGCGAAACATCACCATCGAAGAGCTTTCCGGCTTTCGCGAAGCACTATTAGAGCTTTGCATCGCCATTGACTTTTCTGCCTACAATACCATCGATTTGTGCGGAACCGGCGGCGATGGGAAAGATACCTTCAACATCTCAACTTTAGCGTCATTTGTCACAGCCGGTGCCGGAATTCAGGTTGCCAAACACGGTAACTACGGCGTTTCGTCTATTTCGGGATCAAGTAATGTTATGGAAACCTTGGGCGTAAAATTCAGTAACGAGAGCAGCTTTTTAACCAAATGCTTAGAAGAGGCGAATATCGCAATCCTACACGCACCGTTATTCCATCCGGCGATGAAAAACGTTGGGCCGATTCGAAAAGAATTAGGCGTCAAAACCTTCTTTAACATGCTCGGACCCATGGTGAATCCATCATTTCCCAAAAACCAATTGGTGGGCGTTTTTAGTTTGGAACTCGCACGCATGTATGCTTATTTGTACCAAAACACTGCGGTTAACTATTCAATTCTGCATGCTTTAGACGGCTATGATGAGATTTCGTTAACCGCTGAAGCTAAAATCATTACCAAATCTACGGAAAGTATGGTCAATGCTAATGATTTCAACTTATCCAAACTAGCTTTCGAAGACATCAAAGGCGGAACTACCATCGAAAAATCAGCCCATATCTTTATGCAAATCATCTCAGGAAACGGTACCGAAGCCCAGCAAAATGTGGTTTGTGCTAATGCCGCTCTGGCGATAGCAACGGTTGAAAACACCAGTCTTTTAAACGCTTTCGCAAAAGCTAAAGAAAGTTTACAGTCCGGAAAAGCCTTAGAGAAATTGCAAAAACTCCAACAAATCAGTCAAGCATCATGA
- a CDS encoding YceI family protein has protein sequence MKNLKTIAIALLVAFGTTAATAQNKKIDASKSTINWVGKKVTGEHSGTINFQEGMLIFKGKKVTGGNFTVDMTSINTTDLSGEWKQKLDGHLKADDFFGTEKFKTATLKFTTIADKGNGLYTVTADLTIKGITNPVTFDLTVKGNTASTKLTIDRTKYDIKYGSKSFFDVGDKAIYDDFELAISLQF, from the coding sequence ATGAAAAACTTAAAAACAATTGCGATTGCCTTATTAGTAGCTTTCGGGACGACAGCAGCTACAGCTCAAAACAAGAAGATTGATGCTTCTAAAAGTACTATCAACTGGGTTGGTAAAAAAGTAACCGGTGAACACAGCGGAACTATCAACTTTCAAGAAGGTATGTTGATTTTCAAAGGCAAAAAAGTAACCGGTGGAAACTTCACTGTTGATATGACTTCTATAAATACAACCGATTTAAGCGGAGAATGGAAACAAAAATTAGACGGTCACTTAAAAGCAGATGATTTTTTTGGTACTGAAAAATTCAAAACAGCTACTTTAAAATTTACTACAATCGCTGACAAAGGAAACGGTTTGTACACCGTTACTGCCGATTTAACAATCAAAGGCATTACAAACCCTGTAACATTTGATTTGACTGTAAAAGGAAACACAGCTTCAACCAAGTTAACTATTGACAGAACTAAATATGACATCAAATATGGTTCAAAAAGTTTCTTTGACGTAGGTGACAAAGCTATTTATGACGATTTCGAATTGGCTATCAGCTTACAATTCTAA
- a CDS encoding tetratricopeptide repeat protein has product MKQLIIFFLVCCNLVTFAQGGALADLKFEEVEIAFNKQDYETTIKKLDEFDKVFGSVTSKSLYLRIVSQDIIHDYYDIKSPILINLSKNTNAYLKAFQDGELDDRYREVYAISERVSKALEVKKWKEASEYLKGVNAYDRKAYDEAINWFKKAELNGNLAAKHHIGLIQYTQKNEKEAIEYYYKAANAGYTPAMRIIARILNRGIDGILVKSQRESLEWFLKAAENGDSEANYYVGAMYYYGEGAEINKPEAYKWYLKATYKGNADAMEAIAMQYHSGQGVTQDFEKAMYWYKKALDKGKTPYNNIGALYYSGSGVSKDYAVALSWYAKAANAGDMRASNNVGEMYLNGEGVEKNYDEALNWFKKALESNSTEHKERAKKGIGTCYYELGNDFFNKHDYTNALENYKNAFSYDKISAKYKIAEMYRNGFGVEKNKKTAKEWENKMGTKMEMTNSLMESLIKKD; this is encoded by the coding sequence ATGAAACAATTAATTATATTTTTTTTAGTTTGTTGCAATCTAGTAACTTTCGCTCAAGGCGGTGCTCTGGCAGACCTTAAATTTGAAGAAGTCGAAATAGCCTTCAACAAACAAGATTATGAAACCACAATTAAAAAACTAGATGAGTTTGATAAGGTTTTTGGCTCGGTTACTTCAAAGTCTTTGTATTTGAGAATTGTTTCGCAGGACATCATACACGATTATTATGATATTAAATCTCCAATTCTTATAAATCTCAGTAAAAATACGAATGCTTATTTAAAAGCGTTTCAGGACGGCGAATTAGACGATAGGTATAGAGAGGTTTATGCGATATCTGAAAGAGTGAGTAAAGCTTTAGAAGTAAAAAAATGGAAAGAAGCTTCTGAATATTTAAAAGGTGTGAACGCGTATGACAGGAAAGCCTATGACGAAGCCATTAACTGGTTTAAAAAAGCAGAGCTAAACGGAAACCTTGCTGCAAAACATCATATTGGTTTAATTCAGTACACTCAAAAAAACGAAAAGGAAGCAATTGAGTACTACTATAAAGCTGCCAATGCTGGATACACGCCTGCAATGAGGATTATAGCTCGTATTTTAAATAGAGGAATTGATGGCATTCTAGTTAAAAGCCAAAGAGAATCATTAGAATGGTTTTTAAAAGCCGCTGAGAATGGCGATTCGGAAGCAAATTATTACGTAGGGGCAATGTACTATTATGGCGAAGGTGCTGAAATTAATAAACCAGAAGCTTATAAATGGTATTTAAAGGCAACCTATAAGGGTAATGCTGACGCAATGGAAGCGATTGCAATGCAATATCATTCAGGCCAAGGAGTAACTCAGGATTTTGAAAAAGCTATGTATTGGTATAAAAAAGCACTAGATAAAGGTAAAACGCCTTACAATAATATTGGTGCACTTTACTATAGTGGTAGCGGCGTTTCTAAAGATTATGCTGTAGCATTAAGTTGGTATGCAAAAGCGGCAAACGCTGGCGACATGAGAGCATCAAATAATGTTGGGGAAATGTATTTAAATGGAGAAGGTGTTGAAAAAAATTATGACGAAGCGTTGAATTGGTTTAAAAAAGCACTTGAGAGCAACTCAACGGAACATAAGGAAAGAGCTAAAAAAGGAATAGGAACCTGTTATTATGAACTTGGGAATGATTTTTTTAATAAGCATGATTATACAAACGCCCTTGAGAATTATAAAAATGCTTTTTCATATGATAAAATAAGTGCTAAATATAAAATTGCCGAAATGTATCGTAATGGTTTTGGCGTTGAAAAAAATAAAAAGACCGCAAAAGAATGGGAAAATAAAATGGGTACAAAAATGGAAATGACAAATTCTTTAATGGAGAGCCTAATTAAAAAAGATTAA
- a CDS encoding NAD(P)H-dependent oxidoreductase — protein MNNFIKNANWRYATKKFDATKKVSNEDLEILKEAVRLSASSYGLQPYKVIFVENPEVRAKLQPVAWGQSQIVEASHLLVFANITDFGDAQIDAHINNIAVTRGLPSASLKGYGDFMKSKITTLPIENRNVWTAKQTYIALTNLLNAAAELGIDVTPMEGFEPEKFNEILGLEKLGLNASLVATIGYRHSEDDTQNYAKVRKSNEELFINL, from the coding sequence ATGAATAACTTTATAAAAAACGCTAATTGGCGTTACGCCACCAAAAAATTTGATGCTACCAAAAAAGTATCAAACGAAGATTTAGAAATTCTAAAAGAAGCTGTTCGCTTGAGCGCTTCTTCTTATGGATTGCAACCGTACAAAGTAATTTTTGTGGAAAACCCTGAAGTAAGAGCAAAATTACAACCCGTAGCTTGGGGACAATCTCAAATTGTAGAAGCTTCTCACCTGTTAGTGTTTGCTAACATTACTGATTTTGGTGATGCTCAAATTGACGCTCACATCAATAATATAGCCGTTACCCGAGGTCTACCATCAGCCTCCTTAAAAGGTTACGGTGATTTCATGAAATCAAAAATCACTACACTTCCGATAGAAAACAGAAATGTTTGGACGGCTAAGCAAACTTACATCGCCTTAACTAATTTATTGAATGCGGCAGCAGAATTAGGGATTGATGTTACCCCAATGGAAGGTTTTGAACCGGAAAAGTTCAATGAAATTTTAGGACTCGAAAAATTAGGTCTAAACGCATCATTAGTAGCAACCATCGGCTACCGTCATTCTGAAGATGACACTCAAAACTACGCCAAAGTGCGTAAATCAAACGAAGAATTATTTATCAATTTATAA
- a CDS encoding aminodeoxychorismate/anthranilate synthase component II — MKIAVIDNYDSFTYNLVHYLEDLDGKVTVFRNDELELEELESFDKILLSPGPGIPNEAGLLKLIIAKYASSKSILGVCLGQQAIGEVFGGSLTNLDKVYHGVATKVNQTVTDESLFNDLPAEFEVGRYHSWVVNTNDFPEVLEITSTDDNGEIMSLRHKTFDVKGVQFHPESVLTPHGKTILKNWLIA; from the coding sequence ATGAAAATAGCCGTTATCGACAACTACGACAGTTTCACCTACAATTTGGTTCATTATCTCGAAGATTTGGACGGAAAAGTAACTGTTTTCCGCAACGACGAGTTAGAACTGGAAGAACTCGAATCATTCGATAAAATCTTGCTGTCACCTGGTCCCGGAATTCCCAACGAAGCCGGATTATTGAAGCTAATCATCGCTAAATATGCTTCAAGCAAAAGTATTCTAGGCGTTTGTTTAGGTCAACAAGCCATCGGAGAAGTTTTTGGCGGAAGCCTGACGAATCTAGACAAGGTCTATCACGGCGTAGCGACCAAAGTAAACCAAACGGTTACTGACGAATCACTATTTAATGATTTACCTGCCGAATTTGAAGTCGGGCGCTATCATTCTTGGGTGGTCAATACCAATGATTTTCCGGAAGTTTTAGAAATCACTTCTACAGATGATAATGGCGAAATTATGTCTTTGCGCCATAAAACCTTTGACGTAAAAGGCGTGCAATTCCACCCCGAAAGCGTGCTCACGCCTCACGGAAAAACCATTTTAAAAAACTGGCTTATCGCTTAG
- the trpA gene encoding tryptophan synthase subunit alpha: MNRIQHKLSNEKKILSIYFTAGFPMLNDTKSLIEKLAKNNVDMIEIGLPFSDSLADGPTIQASSTQALKNGMTTTILFEQLKDIRSTIDIPLIIMGYFNPMLQFGVEHFLKNCQETGIDGLIIPDLPLEIYLSEYKELFDAYGIAMIFLITPQTSEERIRLIDANSNSFIYMVSSASVTGSRDSFDKNQLAYFERIAAMKLKNPQIIGFGISNKRTSEQAIKHQKGAIIGSSFIQYISENGINNIENFIRNIL; encoded by the coding sequence ATGAATCGTATCCAACATAAATTATCAAACGAAAAAAAAATACTATCTATCTATTTTACAGCAGGATTTCCTATGTTAAACGATACTAAAAGTTTAATAGAGAAATTAGCTAAAAACAACGTTGACATGATAGAAATCGGACTGCCTTTCAGCGATTCTTTAGCCGATGGTCCTACCATACAAGCAAGCTCTACGCAAGCATTAAAAAATGGCATGACAACAACTATTCTTTTTGAGCAATTAAAAGACATCCGAAGCACGATTGATATCCCGCTGATCATTATGGGTTATTTTAATCCCATGCTACAATTTGGCGTAGAACATTTCTTGAAAAACTGTCAAGAAACCGGTATCGATGGTTTAATCATCCCTGATTTACCGCTTGAAATCTACCTTTCAGAATACAAAGAACTGTTTGACGCCTATGGCATTGCAATGATTTTCTTGATTACACCACAAACTTCTGAGGAAAGAATTCGATTGATCGATGCCAATTCGAATTCGTTTATCTACATGGTCAGCAGTGCGAGTGTAACGGGAAGCAGAGATAGTTTTGACAAAAATCAGCTCGCGTATTTTGAGAGAATTGCGGCTATGAAGTTGAAAAATCCTCAAATTATCGGATTCGGAATTAGCAATAAAAGGACGTCTGAACAAGCTATTAAGCATCAAAAAGGCGCCATTATCGGAAGCAGTTTTATACAATATATCTCGGAAAACGGAATTAACAATATTGAAAATTTCATCCGAAATATACTTTAG
- a CDS encoding anthranilate synthase component I family protein has product MKIYQLHTNFKQILADTITPVSIYLKIRDKFPNSILLESSDYHTADNSFSYICCNPIASIKLENNSMTKTFPDGISEETAISINTNLPKVIEDFASQFQPEKNNFKFINNGLFGYISYDAVQYFEKIEITKKAHDLSIPELYYAVYQNIIAINHFKNEAYIFCHSIDNTNNIKEIEQLLQTKTFASYSFTKEGEAISNLTDVEFKTNVALAKKHCHRGDVFQLVLSRRFSQAFKGDEFNVYRALRNINPSPYLFFFDYGNFKIFGSSPEAQLVIKNNHAEIHPIAGTFKRTGNDEQDANLAKKLSEDAKENSEHVMLVDLARNDLSRNCTEVKVEKYKEVQFFSHVIHLVSKVTGKLTGSSMKLVANTFPAGTLSGAPKHKAMQLIESIETTNRTFYGGAIGFMDFEGNFNHAIMIRTFLSKNHQLHYQAGAGIVESSTEENEMQEVYNKLGALNKALELAETI; this is encoded by the coding sequence ATGAAAATTTATCAACTCCATACCAACTTCAAACAAATCCTTGCCGATACGATTACTCCGGTGAGTATTTATTTGAAAATCAGAGACAAATTCCCAAACAGCATTTTGCTAGAAAGTAGTGATTATCACACAGCCGACAACAGTTTCTCCTACATCTGTTGCAATCCAATCGCTTCCATCAAACTGGAAAATAATAGTATGACAAAAACCTTTCCCGACGGAATTTCAGAAGAAACAGCTATTTCTATTAATACTAATCTTCCAAAAGTGATTGAAGATTTTGCTTCTCAATTTCAACCCGAAAAGAACAACTTTAAGTTCATCAACAACGGTTTGTTTGGTTATATCAGTTACGATGCGGTACAGTATTTCGAGAAAATTGAGATTACCAAGAAAGCCCATGACTTATCCATTCCCGAATTGTATTACGCCGTATACCAAAACATTATTGCCATCAACCATTTCAAAAACGAAGCGTATATCTTTTGCCATAGCATTGACAACACCAATAACATCAAGGAAATCGAACAATTACTGCAAACCAAAACCTTCGCGAGTTACTCTTTTACTAAAGAAGGCGAAGCTATTTCTAATTTAACCGATGTAGAATTCAAAACCAATGTGGCTTTAGCCAAAAAACACTGTCATCGCGGCGATGTGTTCCAATTGGTTTTATCAAGACGATTTTCGCAAGCGTTTAAAGGCGACGAATTCAATGTTTACAGAGCACTTCGCAATATCAATCCCTCGCCCTATTTGTTCTTTTTTGACTATGGAAACTTCAAGATTTTTGGGTCTTCGCCCGAAGCGCAACTCGTTATCAAAAACAACCACGCCGAAATCCACCCGATTGCCGGAACTTTCAAGCGAACCGGCAATGACGAGCAAGACGCTAATTTGGCCAAAAAACTATCCGAAGACGCCAAAGAAAACAGCGAACATGTCATGTTAGTCGATTTAGCCCGAAATGATTTAAGCCGAAATTGTACCGAAGTCAAAGTTGAGAAATACAAAGAAGTGCAATTCTTTTCACACGTCATTCACCTCGTTTCTAAAGTCACCGGAAAATTAACCGGAAGTTCTATGAAACTGGTTGCTAATACCTTTCCGGCTGGTACTTTAAGCGGTGCTCCAAAACACAAAGCGATGCAATTGATCGAAAGTATTGAGACTACCAACCGAACTTTTTACGGTGGCGCGATAGGTTTTATGGACTTTGAAGGCAACTTCAATCACGCAATCATGATTCGGACTTTTTTGAGTAAAAACCACCAACTGCATTACCAAGCCGGTGCCGGAATCGTAGAAAGTTCAACCGAAGAAAACGAAATGCAGGAAGTTTATAATAAATTGGGCGCACTAAACAAAGCGCTGGAATTAGCAGAAACCATTTAA